Proteins from one Peromyscus eremicus chromosome 8a, PerEre_H2_v1, whole genome shotgun sequence genomic window:
- the LOC131916629 gene encoding large ribosomal subunit protein eL39-like, giving the protein MASHKTFRIKRFLAKKQKQNRPIPQWIQMKTGNKIMYNSKRRHWRRTKLGL; this is encoded by the coding sequence ATGGCTTCTCACAAGACGTTCAGGATCAAGCGATTCCTGgctaagaaacaaaagcaaaatcgtCCCATTCCACAATGGATCCAGATGAAAACTGGCAATAAAATCATGTACAACTCCAAGAGGAGACACTGGAGACGAACCAAACTGGGTCTATAA